The genomic segment TGGGAAAAAGATCGTTGGTAAACATCACGCCATGTCCAACAAACACCTCATCTCCAATAGTTACGCCCTCACAAATAAACGTGTGGGAGGAAATTTTACACCGGCAACCAATTCGGACATTTTTTTGCACTTCAACAAAGGCACCGATTTTCGAATCATCCCCTACTTCACAACCATAAAGATTCACGAGTGACTCATGGTGAATGAGGACGTTTTTGCCCAATCTTACGTTTTCAGCTATCGGCATGATTCAATGGTTACAATTGC from the Verrucomicrobiota bacterium genome contains:
- a CDS encoding acyltransferase, with amino-acid sequence MPIAENVRLGKNVLIHHESLVNLYGCEVGDDSKIGAFVEVQKNVRIGCRCKISSHTFICEGVTIGDEVFVGHGVMFTNDLFPRATSDDGSLQNESDWEVIPTFIENGVSIGSGSVILCGITVGKGAMIGAGSVVTRDVAAGSLVYGVPAKKRGSAKG